From a region of the Haloferax volcanii DS2 genome:
- a CDS encoding DUF7522 family protein, whose protein sequence is MSDAAARLVEAFRSFCGDDLRDLWVFDHHGYEHLYVREDVSDALECLDISQFIDNERFGYVTRDTYETLYYADYGYTVRGFDSFEQFRTFVGDRPTGILAGFDRGAGRDFAALHDRVCALNDEFDGADLFSDPTARDRLP, encoded by the coding sequence ATGAGCGACGCCGCCGCACGACTCGTCGAGGCCTTCCGTAGCTTCTGCGGGGATGACCTCCGCGACCTCTGGGTCTTCGACCACCACGGGTACGAACACCTCTACGTCAGAGAGGACGTGTCCGATGCGCTCGAATGTCTCGACATCTCGCAGTTTATCGACAACGAGCGGTTCGGATACGTCACGAGAGACACCTACGAGACGCTGTACTACGCGGACTACGGCTACACCGTCCGCGGGTTCGACTCGTTCGAGCAGTTTCGGACCTTCGTCGGCGACCGCCCCACCGGAATCCTCGCCGGCTTCGACCGCGGGGCTGGCCGCGACTTCGCCGCCCTGCACGACCGCGTCTGCGCGCTGAACGACGAGTTCGACGGGGCGGACCTGTTCAGCGACCCGACCGCCCGCGACCGACTGCCCTGA
- a CDS encoding MBL fold metallo-hydrolase: MIRNLTGDIRAFTSNVFLVDGETTALVDTGANFDMVPTVREVTDSLDAVYLTHTHPDHIGNVDAVREAFDVQTWGYDTGNLAVDRRIDDGERVQIGDDVFEAVHTPGHKDDHLCFFSRGSGVCFAGDLVFANGGFGRTDLPEGDRGALVESIDRLREVVGGDLTELHTGHGPSVATRPSEDLELAARAARTR, translated from the coding sequence GTGATTCGCAATCTCACAGGAGACATCCGCGCCTTCACGAGCAACGTCTTTCTCGTCGACGGCGAGACCACCGCGCTCGTGGACACCGGGGCGAACTTCGACATGGTGCCGACGGTCCGCGAGGTCACCGACTCGCTCGACGCGGTGTACCTCACCCACACGCACCCCGACCACATCGGCAACGTCGACGCCGTCCGCGAGGCGTTCGACGTGCAGACGTGGGGCTACGACACCGGCAACCTCGCCGTGGACAGGCGCATCGACGACGGCGAGCGCGTCCAAATCGGTGACGACGTGTTCGAGGCGGTCCACACGCCGGGCCACAAGGACGACCACCTCTGCTTTTTCTCCCGCGGGTCGGGCGTCTGCTTCGCGGGCGACCTCGTCTTCGCCAACGGCGGGTTCGGTCGGACCGACCTCCCCGAGGGCGACCGCGGCGCGCTCGTCGAGAGCATCGACCGCCTGCGCGAGGTGGTCGGCGGCGACCTGACCGAACTCCACACCGGCCACGGCCCGAGCGTCGCGACTCGCCCGAGCGAGGACCTCGAACTCGCGGCCCGCGCGGCGCGGACGAGGTGA
- the folP gene encoding dihydropteroate synthase, protein MRTVDAAGLEIGDDHPPRIMGVLNVSKESPYKPSVFNDPSEAAEYVDRELIDEGADIVDIGLESANKRLDVLSAEDELDRLDTALSVLDSVSGDAVFSIETRYHEVAEAALDGGFDMVNDICGFADPVMPRVCEEFDAAVAKMASPPDLTRPGAIEEVDDIYDALELNGFTDKTILDPAFGGWSEAKTLEHDRETFDRLREFRGYGYPILVSINRKNFLRDVAGRSTEEALPVSLAATSMAVERGAHVVRTHDVKETRDAALIGHEFERRRVRDPGDVSVEELDVTTTGEAARHLDRVGANRDLAAESVMRVFELEGLGADDREALEAAAGDAGAVLAAGDTGALLVGTPAALARLSTLVTDASDALEAALETVERATR, encoded by the coding sequence ATGCGCACCGTCGATGCGGCAGGACTCGAAATCGGCGACGACCACCCGCCCCGAATCATGGGCGTGCTGAACGTCTCCAAGGAGTCCCCGTACAAGCCGAGCGTGTTCAACGACCCGAGCGAGGCCGCCGAGTACGTCGACCGCGAACTCATCGACGAGGGGGCCGACATCGTCGATATCGGCCTCGAATCCGCGAACAAGCGCCTCGACGTGCTGTCGGCCGAAGACGAACTCGACCGCCTCGATACGGCGCTTTCGGTCCTCGACAGCGTCTCCGGCGACGCCGTCTTCTCCATCGAGACGCGCTACCACGAGGTCGCGGAGGCGGCGCTCGACGGTGGGTTCGACATGGTCAACGATATCTGCGGCTTCGCCGACCCGGTGATGCCCCGCGTCTGCGAGGAGTTCGACGCCGCCGTCGCCAAGATGGCGAGCCCCCCGGACCTCACCCGCCCCGGTGCAATCGAGGAGGTCGACGACATCTACGACGCCCTCGAACTGAACGGCTTCACCGACAAGACCATCCTCGACCCCGCTTTCGGCGGCTGGTCGGAGGCGAAGACGCTCGAACACGACCGCGAGACGTTCGACCGCCTGCGGGAGTTCCGCGGCTACGGCTACCCCATCCTGGTCTCCATCAACCGCAAGAACTTCCTCCGCGACGTGGCCGGCCGCTCGACCGAGGAAGCCCTGCCCGTCAGCCTCGCCGCCACGTCGATGGCGGTCGAGCGCGGTGCCCATGTCGTCCGGACTCACGACGTGAAAGAGACCCGCGACGCGGCCCTCATCGGTCACGAGTTCGAGCGCCGTCGCGTCCGCGACCCCGGCGACGTGTCGGTCGAGGAACTCGACGTGACGACGACCGGCGAGGCCGCCAGACACCTCGACCGGGTCGGCGCGAACCGCGACCTCGCCGCCGAGAGCGTCATGCGCGTCTTCGAACTGGAAGGACTCGGAGCCGACGACCGCGAGGCCCTCGAAGCCGCCGCCGGCGACGCGGGAGCCGTCTTGGCCGCCGGCGACACCGGGGCGCTGCTGGTCGGGACGCCCGCCGCGCTCGCCCGGCTTTCGACGCTCGTCACGGACGCCTCCGACGCCCTCGAAGCCGCCCTCGAAACGGTCGAGCGGGCGACGCGATAA
- the psmA2 gene encoding proteasome subunit alpha, whose protein sequence is MNRNDKQAYDRGTSLFSPDGRIYQVEYAREAVKRGAPVLGVRTADGVVLAALRSTPSELMEAESIEKLHKLDDALGAATAGHVADARKLVDFARTTAQREHLRYGEPIGVETLTKTITDNIQESTQSGGTRPYGASLLIGGVENGSGRLFATDPSGTPQEWKAVAIGGHREDVQAALEDGYAEDLSLEDGLALAVEALVAADEEIESDELNLVTVSEAGYEIVDEETIAELFADATADDESDETDEREE, encoded by the coding sequence ATGAACCGAAACGACAAGCAGGCCTACGACCGCGGAACGTCGCTTTTCTCCCCCGACGGACGCATCTATCAGGTCGAGTACGCCCGGGAGGCCGTCAAGCGCGGCGCGCCGGTTCTCGGCGTCCGCACCGCCGACGGCGTCGTGCTGGCGGCGCTCCGGTCGACCCCGTCGGAACTCATGGAAGCCGAAAGCATCGAGAAACTGCACAAGCTCGACGACGCGCTCGGCGCGGCCACGGCCGGCCACGTCGCCGACGCGCGGAAGCTCGTGGACTTCGCGCGGACGACCGCCCAGCGCGAGCACCTGCGCTACGGCGAGCCAATCGGCGTCGAGACGCTCACGAAAACCATCACCGACAACATCCAAGAGAGCACGCAGTCCGGCGGCACCCGCCCGTACGGCGCGTCGCTCCTCATCGGCGGCGTCGAAAACGGCTCGGGTCGCCTGTTTGCGACCGACCCCTCGGGGACGCCCCAAGAGTGGAAGGCGGTCGCCATCGGCGGCCACCGCGAGGACGTCCAGGCCGCCCTCGAAGACGGCTACGCCGAGGACCTGTCGCTCGAAGACGGCCTCGCGCTCGCCGTCGAGGCGCTCGTCGCGGCCGACGAGGAAATCGAGAGCGACGAACTGAATCTCGTCACCGTCTCCGAGGCGGGCTACGAAATCGTCGACGAGGAGACCATCGCCGAGCTGTTCGCCGACGCGACCGCGGACGACGAGTCCGACGAGACGGACGAACGCGAGGAGTAG
- the sod gene encoding superoxide dismutase, whose product MSYELDPLPYEYDALEPHISEQVLTWHHDTHHQGYVNGWNAAEETLAENREAGEFGSSAGALRNVTHNGSGHILHDLFWQNMSPEGGDEPEGALAERIAEDFGSYEAWKGEFEAAAGAAGGWALLVYDSFSNQLRNVVVDKHDQGALWGSHPILALDVWEHSYYHDYGPARGDFVSAFFEVVDWDEPAARYEQAVELFE is encoded by the coding sequence ATGAGCTACGAACTCGACCCGCTTCCGTACGAGTACGACGCCCTCGAACCGCACATCTCCGAGCAGGTGCTGACGTGGCATCACGACACCCACCACCAGGGCTACGTCAACGGCTGGAACGCGGCCGAGGAGACCCTCGCCGAGAACCGCGAAGCAGGCGAGTTCGGCTCGTCCGCCGGCGCGCTCCGCAACGTCACCCACAACGGCTCGGGACACATTCTGCACGACCTGTTCTGGCAGAACATGTCGCCGGAAGGCGGCGACGAGCCCGAGGGTGCGCTCGCAGAGCGCATCGCGGAGGACTTCGGTTCCTACGAGGCGTGGAAGGGTGAATTCGAAGCGGCGGCCGGCGCGGCCGGCGGCTGGGCGCTTCTGGTGTACGACTCGTTCTCGAACCAGCTTCGGAACGTCGTCGTCGACAAGCACGACCAGGGCGCGCTCTGGGGTAGCCATCCCATCCTCGCGCTGGACGTCTGGGAGCACTCGTACTACCACGACTACGGCCCGGCCCGCGGCGACTTCGTCTCCGCGTTCTTCGAGGTCGTCGACTGGGACGAACCCGCCGCTCGCTACGAGCAGGCCGTCGAACTCTTCGAGTAA
- a CDS encoding cryptochrome/photolyase family protein: MQLHWHRRDLRVADNRGLATAAEAGPVAPLFVFDRDVLDHAGAPRVRYLLDALAELRGAYQERGSDLLVARGDPRTVVPAVAAAFDAERAVWGIDYSGLARERDADVRLALDDAGVAREPVHDAIFHPPGSITTNAGDTYSVYTYFWKKWRDRDKPDPYPEPDADDLVDAATLESAAEDLTNGDAEFDIAVGGLPTISDLGFEEPSASVQPAGTEAARERLSAFCADAIYRYADDRDYPTRDATSRLSTDLKFGTIGIREVYAATAAAREGVGGERDESVEEFQSQLAWREFYAHVLRGHPNVVTENYKEYEEDIAWRDDDEELAAWKAGETGYPIVDAGMRQLREEAYMHNRVRMIVASFLTKDLLCDWRHGYAHFREHLADHDTANDNGGWQWAASTGTDAQPYFRIFNPMTQGERYDPDGEYIKRYVPELSDVTANTIHEWHELTDLERERLAPDYPEPIVDHAERRERAISMFEAARGDD, encoded by the coding sequence ATGCAACTGCACTGGCACCGCCGGGACCTGCGCGTCGCGGACAACCGCGGCCTCGCGACGGCCGCGGAGGCGGGCCCCGTCGCCCCGCTTTTCGTCTTCGATCGGGACGTGCTCGACCACGCCGGCGCGCCCCGCGTCAGGTACTTACTCGACGCGCTCGCCGAACTCCGCGGCGCGTACCAAGAGCGCGGGAGCGACCTGCTCGTCGCCCGCGGCGACCCCCGGACGGTCGTGCCGGCGGTGGCGGCGGCGTTCGACGCCGAGCGGGCCGTGTGGGGTATCGACTACTCCGGACTCGCCCGCGAGCGCGACGCCGACGTGCGGCTCGCCCTCGACGACGCCGGCGTCGCCCGCGAGCCGGTCCACGACGCCATCTTCCACCCGCCGGGGAGCATCACGACAAACGCGGGCGACACCTACTCCGTCTACACCTACTTCTGGAAGAAGTGGCGCGACCGCGACAAACCCGACCCCTATCCGGAACCGGACGCCGACGACCTCGTCGACGCCGCCACGCTCGAATCCGCGGCCGAAGACCTCACCAACGGCGACGCAGAGTTCGACATCGCCGTCGGCGGCCTCCCGACCATCTCGGACCTCGGCTTCGAGGAGCCGTCGGCATCGGTCCAGCCGGCGGGGACCGAGGCGGCCCGCGAGCGCCTCTCGGCGTTCTGCGCGGACGCCATCTACCGCTACGCCGACGACCGCGACTACCCGACGCGGGACGCCACGTCGCGGCTCTCGACGGACCTCAAGTTCGGGACCATCGGCATCCGCGAGGTGTACGCGGCGACCGCCGCGGCCCGCGAGGGCGTCGGCGGCGAGAGAGACGAGTCGGTCGAGGAGTTCCAGTCGCAGTTGGCGTGGCGGGAGTTCTACGCCCACGTCCTCCGAGGGCATCCGAACGTCGTCACGGAGAACTACAAGGAGTACGAGGAGGACATCGCGTGGCGCGACGACGACGAGGAACTCGCGGCGTGGAAGGCGGGCGAAACCGGCTACCCCATCGTCGACGCCGGGATGCGACAGCTCCGCGAGGAGGCGTACATGCACAACCGCGTCCGGATGATCGTCGCGTCGTTCCTCACGAAGGACCTGCTGTGCGACTGGCGACACGGCTACGCGCACTTCCGCGAGCACCTCGCGGACCACGACACCGCAAACGACAACGGCGGCTGGCAGTGGGCCGCCTCGACGGGGACCGATGCCCAGCCGTACTTCCGCATCTTCAACCCGATGACGCAGGGCGAGCGCTACGACCCCGACGGCGAGTACATCAAGCGGTACGTCCCCGAGCTCTCGGACGTGACGGCCAACACCATCCACGAGTGGCACGAGCTGACCGACCTCGAACGCGAGCGGCTCGCGCCCGACTACCCGGAGCCCATCGTGGACCACGCCGAGCGCCGCGAGCGCGCGATTTCGATGTTCGAGGCCGCCCGCGGCGACGACTGA
- a CDS encoding DJ-1/PfpI family protein, translating to MHVAIILYDGFDELDAVAPFEVFQNAGAAGADCEAELVALDDREFVTASHGMRVGVDGALDPETDRPDLLVVPGGGWNSRADQSAWAEAEKGEIPDAIAALHEAGTTVAGVCTGGILLARAGILDGRPAVTHGSALSDLRETAAVVVEARVVDDGDVLTAGGVTSGLDLSLHLVEREFGAEIADAVSTEIEYERRTKPFDG from the coding sequence ATGCACGTCGCTATCATCCTCTACGACGGCTTCGACGAACTCGACGCCGTCGCGCCGTTCGAGGTGTTCCAGAACGCCGGCGCGGCCGGGGCCGACTGCGAGGCCGAACTCGTCGCGCTCGACGACCGCGAGTTCGTGACCGCGAGCCACGGGATGCGCGTCGGCGTCGACGGCGCCCTCGACCCGGAAACCGACCGCCCGGACCTGCTCGTCGTCCCCGGCGGCGGCTGGAACTCCCGCGCCGACCAGAGCGCGTGGGCCGAAGCCGAGAAGGGCGAGATTCCCGATGCCATCGCCGCGCTCCACGAGGCCGGAACGACCGTCGCCGGCGTCTGTACCGGCGGGATACTCCTCGCCCGCGCCGGCATCCTCGACGGTCGCCCCGCGGTCACCCACGGCAGCGCGCTCTCCGACCTCCGCGAGACGGCCGCAGTAGTCGTCGAAGCGCGCGTCGTCGACGACGGCGACGTGCTCACCGCGGGCGGCGTCACCTCTGGTCTCGACCTCTCGTTACATCTCGTCGAACGCGAGTTCGGAGCCGAAATCGCCGACGCCGTCTCGACGGAAATCGAGTACGAGCGCCGGACGAAGCCGTTCGACGGCTGA
- a CDS encoding MOSC domain-containing protein produces the protein MTDGSPTDGNTSAAEAETTAAAAAAADAEAGATAGAAAVTLDRIAVYPVKSLDAEFVDAADIVENGGLRGDREYAIFDEDDEYVNGKRERAVLRIRSSVSLADGAVELSAPEMDDYDGSIAEADGWLSAYFGYPVELRRDPAGGFPDDTEASGPTVISTGTLDAVASWFDGVDADEMRRRLRPNLVFDASEPFWEDHLFDRRGTVVEFSVGGVAFEGVNPCQRCVVPSRDPDTGAETADFRTTFMTKRRETLPEWSGGDWFDHDFRLMVNTAVPESSWGETLSVGDAVTVGDIVPE, from the coding sequence ATGACAGACGGGAGCCCGACCGACGGTAACACCTCGGCGGCCGAGGCGGAGACGACAGCGGCCGCGGCCGCGGCCGCGGATGCGGAAGCGGGCGCGACTGCCGGCGCGGCGGCCGTGACGCTCGACCGCATCGCGGTCTACCCCGTGAAATCGCTCGACGCCGAGTTCGTCGACGCCGCCGACATCGTCGAGAACGGCGGGCTCCGCGGCGACCGCGAGTACGCCATCTTCGACGAGGACGACGAGTACGTCAACGGCAAGCGCGAGCGGGCGGTCCTCCGAATCCGGAGTTCCGTCTCGCTCGCCGACGGAGCGGTCGAACTGTCGGCCCCCGAGATGGACGATTACGACGGCTCGATAGCCGAGGCCGACGGCTGGCTCTCGGCGTACTTCGGCTACCCGGTCGAACTCCGGCGCGACCCCGCCGGCGGGTTCCCCGACGACACCGAAGCCAGCGGCCCGACCGTCATCTCGACGGGGACGCTCGACGCGGTCGCCTCGTGGTTCGACGGCGTCGACGCCGACGAGATGCGCCGTCGCCTCCGGCCGAACCTCGTCTTCGACGCGAGCGAGCCGTTCTGGGAGGACCACCTGTTCGACCGGCGCGGGACGGTCGTCGAGTTCAGCGTCGGCGGGGTCGCCTTCGAGGGCGTCAACCCCTGCCAGCGCTGTGTCGTCCCGAGCCGCGACCCGGACACGGGCGCGGAGACGGCCGACTTCCGGACGACGTTCATGACGAAGCGCCGCGAGACGCTCCCCGAGTGGTCCGGCGGCGACTGGTTCGACCACGACTTCCGGCTCATGGTCAACACCGCGGTGCCGGAATCGTCGTGGGGCGAGACG
- a CDS encoding dihydrofolate reductase: MSGEELSGSETEGDAAVRFVLVAAVADNRVIGRDGDMPWHLPEDLKQFKRTTTGHPVVMGRKTYESIARQLGGPLPERHSVVLTTRDLDLPEGAEAVESVESAVAAAEDAADEMGVETVYVVGGATVYEQFLGRAAGLVLTELDAAHEGDTRFPEWDRGKWVETDRDDRDGFSFVTYERKQPAAADRGAEESDE; encoded by the coding sequence ATGAGCGGCGAGGAGCTTTCTGGGTCCGAAACCGAGGGCGACGCCGCGGTCCGGTTCGTCCTCGTCGCCGCCGTCGCCGACAACCGCGTCATCGGCCGCGACGGCGACATGCCGTGGCACCTCCCCGAGGACCTGAAACAGTTCAAGCGGACGACGACCGGCCACCCGGTCGTGATGGGTCGCAAGACCTACGAGAGCATCGCCCGCCAACTCGGCGGCCCGCTTCCGGAGCGTCACAGCGTCGTGCTGACGACCCGCGACCTCGACCTCCCCGAGGGCGCTGAAGCGGTCGAGTCGGTCGAGTCGGCGGTCGCCGCCGCCGAGGACGCGGCCGACGAGATGGGCGTCGAGACCGTCTACGTCGTCGGCGGCGCGACCGTCTACGAGCAGTTCCTCGGCCGCGCCGCGGGGCTGGTGCTCACCGAACTCGACGCGGCACACGAAGGCGACACGCGGTTCCCCGAGTGGGACCGCGGGAAGTGGGTCGAGACCGACCGCGACGACCGCGACGGCTTTTCGTTCGTCACGTACGAGCGCAAACAGCCCGCCGCGGCTGACCGCGGCGCGGAGGAATCCGATGAGTAA
- a CDS encoding SDR family oxidoreductase, with product MTQFDTEVAVVTGASSGIGRATAEAFAADGARVVVSDVNAEGGEETVARIEEAGGTAIFVETDVTDDDAVAALVDTAVSEYGRLDFACNNAGIGGPQKPTADLSVDEWHRVVDVNLNGVWRSMRHEIPAMLDVDGGVIVNMASILGKVGFANAAPYVAAKHGVLGLTKTAAIEYAEQGVRVNAVCPGFVDTPLLGEGGLDDPEARQGIESLHPVNRLGDVDEIASAVVWLCSDGASFTTGEALTVDGGYTSR from the coding sequence ATGACTCAGTTCGACACCGAAGTCGCGGTCGTGACCGGCGCTAGCTCTGGAATCGGTCGCGCGACGGCGGAGGCGTTCGCCGCGGATGGCGCGCGCGTCGTCGTCTCCGACGTGAACGCCGAGGGCGGCGAGGAGACCGTCGCACGCATCGAAGAAGCCGGCGGGACGGCGATATTCGTCGAGACGGACGTGACGGACGACGACGCCGTCGCCGCGCTGGTCGACACGGCTGTCTCCGAGTACGGCCGACTCGACTTCGCCTGCAACAACGCGGGTATCGGCGGTCCGCAGAAACCGACCGCCGACCTCTCGGTCGACGAGTGGCACCGGGTCGTCGACGTGAACCTCAACGGCGTCTGGCGGTCGATGCGACACGAGATTCCCGCGATGCTCGACGTCGACGGCGGCGTCATCGTCAACATGGCGTCGATTCTCGGGAAAGTCGGCTTCGCGAACGCGGCCCCGTACGTCGCCGCGAAGCACGGCGTCCTCGGACTGACGAAGACCGCGGCCATCGAGTACGCCGAACAGGGCGTCCGCGTCAACGCGGTGTGCCCGGGTTTCGTCGACACGCCCCTGCTCGGGGAAGGCGGCCTCGACGACCCCGAAGCGCGCCAGGGAATCGAGTCGCTCCACCCGGTGAACCGCCTCGGCGACGTGGACGAAATCGCCTCCGCGGTCGTCTGGCTCTGTTCGGACGGCGCGTCGTTCACGACCGGCGAGGCGCTCACCGTCGACGGCGGCTACACGAGTCGCTAG
- a CDS encoding HVO_2922 family protein, protein MNKAHFEVFVDAADKYRWRLVHDNGNILADSGEGYASKQKAKQGIESVKRNAPDADVIEA, encoded by the coding sequence ATGAACAAGGCGCACTTCGAGGTGTTCGTCGACGCGGCCGACAAGTACCGCTGGCGACTCGTCCACGACAACGGGAACATCCTCGCCGACTCGGGCGAGGGCTACGCGTCGAAACAGAAGGCGAAACAGGGCATCGAGAGCGTCAAGCGGAACGCGCCCGACGCGGACGTTATCGAAGCGTAG
- a CDS encoding DUF5827 family protein, translating to MPRPKDDFDTLYGYLLYEPADILDPDYMYTVGEIARLMQGLSPQDDLAEETEDRIIQWTIPWIVANQEDFVINDPRSDEPGYFGLHPDAVPEADEE from the coding sequence ATGCCCAGGCCGAAAGACGACTTCGACACCCTCTACGGGTATCTCCTGTACGAACCCGCCGACATCCTCGACCCAGACTACATGTACACCGTGGGCGAAATCGCCCGCCTGATGCAGGGGCTGTCGCCGCAGGACGACCTCGCCGAGGAGACCGAAGACCGCATCATCCAGTGGACGATTCCGTGGATCGTCGCCAACCAAGAGGACTTCGTCATCAACGACCCGCGGAGCGACGAACCGGGTTACTTCGGCCTTCATCCCGACGCCGTCCCCGAAGCAGACGAGGAATAA
- a CDS encoding DUF4177 domain-containing protein, with amino-acid sequence MSNSGEWEYKIVRTADGGLFSGDTSPMEDALNSLGGDGWELVDTIADSRGAGANSGQTALVFKRPKR; translated from the coding sequence ATGAGTAACTCGGGCGAGTGGGAGTACAAAATCGTCCGCACGGCCGACGGCGGCCTGTTCAGCGGCGACACCTCCCCGATGGAAGACGCGCTCAACTCCCTCGGCGGCGACGGCTGGGAGCTCGTGGACACGATTGCGGACTCGCGCGGCGCTGGCGCGAACAGCGGGCAGACGGCGCTCGTGTTCAAGCGGCCGAAGCGCTGA
- a CDS encoding 6-hydroxymethylpterin diphosphokinase MptE-like protein → MDFTTWEPVYGRILDDFGFDRTGDERARDALADLVKPFDRDRLNWAGATVAVCGAAPTLDAELDRLDDPDVDVVVAASTAADAVRDAGFDLDLMVTDLDKNPETAVELTESGVPVAAHAHGDNLPAVREWVPQFDADHVLGTTQAAPVGPVVNWGGFTDGDRAAFIADELGAKRLVFAGWDFDDPTVDAMKARKLRWAERLLRWLERRRDERFSVLDGRRDGIDPLP, encoded by the coding sequence ATGGATTTCACCACGTGGGAACCCGTCTACGGGCGGATTCTCGACGACTTCGGCTTCGACCGAACCGGCGACGAGCGCGCCAGAGACGCGCTCGCGGACCTCGTGAAACCGTTCGACCGCGACCGGCTGAACTGGGCGGGCGCGACCGTCGCCGTCTGCGGGGCGGCCCCGACGCTCGACGCCGAACTCGACCGACTCGACGACCCCGACGTGGACGTGGTCGTCGCCGCCTCCACCGCAGCCGACGCGGTGCGAGACGCCGGGTTCGACCTCGATTTGATGGTGACGGACCTCGACAAGAACCCCGAGACGGCGGTCGAACTAACCGAATCGGGCGTGCCCGTCGCGGCCCACGCCCACGGCGACAACCTTCCCGCGGTCCGCGAGTGGGTTCCACAGTTCGACGCCGACCACGTCCTCGGGACGACGCAGGCGGCTCCCGTCGGCCCCGTCGTCAACTGGGGCGGCTTCACCGACGGCGACCGAGCGGCCTTCATCGCCGACGAACTCGGGGCGAAGCGGCTCGTCTTCGCCGGCTGGGACTTCGACGACCCGACCGTGGACGCGATGAAAGCGCGGAAACTCCGGTGGGCGGAGCGCCTGCTCCGGTGGCTCGAACGACGCCGCGACGAGCGCTTTTCGGTGCTCGACGGGCGGCGCGACGGCATCGACCCGCTCCCCTGA
- the thyA gene encoding thymidylate synthase → MRQYLDLVTDVLGTGRHKPNRTGVDTISGFSKHYTVDLQEGFPLLTTKDLSGFRWNSLIHELLWYLSGEEHIRTLREETGIWDAWADEEGHLDTAYGRFWRRYPVPEEGLAGEAWPDDGHRWMNDEGTFDQLAYVLDTLDENPNSRRLVINAWHPANAAVSTLPPCHYTFVFNVQGDELNLHLTQRSGDIALGVPFNLAAYAILAQVVAQRAGFELGSFAHTIVDAHVYCGAGERGAWYGDHLDELQSRLADVQSPDEYLDVREWLLDAAPEEADGEEDYDHVPGLLLQASREPRERPALDVADVPLEDLSFEDIVLRDYDPADGIRFAVAE, encoded by the coding sequence ATGCGCCAATATCTCGACCTCGTCACGGACGTTCTCGGAACCGGGCGGCACAAACCGAATCGAACGGGCGTCGATACCATCTCGGGCTTCTCGAAGCACTACACCGTCGACCTCCAAGAGGGCTTTCCGCTGCTCACGACGAAGGACCTCTCGGGCTTCCGCTGGAACTCCCTCATCCACGAACTGCTGTGGTATCTCTCCGGCGAGGAACACATCCGCACCCTCCGCGAGGAGACGGGCATCTGGGACGCGTGGGCCGACGAGGAGGGCCACCTCGACACGGCCTACGGCCGGTTCTGGCGGCGCTACCCGGTCCCCGAGGAGGGGCTTGCGGGCGAGGCGTGGCCCGACGACGGCCACCGCTGGATGAACGACGAGGGGACGTTCGACCAGCTCGCGTACGTCCTCGACACGCTCGACGAGAACCCGAACTCGCGCCGGCTGGTCATCAACGCGTGGCACCCCGCCAACGCGGCCGTCTCGACGCTCCCGCCGTGTCACTACACGTTCGTCTTCAACGTGCAGGGCGACGAACTCAACCTCCATCTGACCCAGCGCTCCGGCGATATCGCGCTCGGCGTCCCGTTCAACCTCGCGGCGTACGCCATCCTCGCGCAGGTCGTCGCCCAGCGCGCCGGCTTCGAACTCGGGTCGTTCGCCCACACCATCGTCGACGCCCACGTCTACTGCGGGGCCGGCGAGCGCGGCGCGTGGTACGGCGACCACCTCGACGAACTCCAGTCCCGCCTCGCCGACGTGCAGTCGCCCGACGAATACCTCGACGTGCGCGAATGGCTCCTCGACGCGGCCCCCGAGGAGGCCGACGGCGAGGAGGACTACGACCACGTCCCCGGACTGCTCTTGCAGGCCTCGCGCGAGCCGCGCGAGCGCCCCGCGCTCGACGTGGCCGACGTGCCGCTCGAAGACCTCTCGTTCGAGGACATCGTCCTCCGCGACTACGACCCGGCCGACGGGATTCGCTTCGCGGTGGCCGAATGA